One Neovison vison isolate M4711 chromosome 2, ASM_NN_V1, whole genome shotgun sequence genomic window carries:
- the LOC122900623 gene encoding spermatogenesis-associated protein 31E1-like has translation MREEMENYLFPQEFFFNGWMSSSPIIWAVNTIFALVCGIGLFVFFLSYFQRDPSSPPGKKHKKSRKYQAEPRRRSKRSQRSQTLKACRNCLHELEEFHSLVSLLQSHLTRLSDQGGFHQSLHQAAPGQVRQGAPVGAHQPCREPVEGAPPAVASSPARAPLTGPPRPLASTLPGRPQEEQTKFKKILPDTVRKNFLPSVQKLLELLISKRVELKSWKEKEKVVSVFKQWCPDDHVSFWGTLWKLLGTEQTTTTPPSFWNMKNKAEPLAQPQSFSSPKVLEDHLQWKRSQLFWGLPSLHSESLVTTALFSSHSSPLQSPSVLFNGISNCLPVLNQDQVSSQFSHAPPLFHRGIQTQPSTLTLPQPQVPLAPSVPISPPSLPSQRRTSRVSFATSQNKTQSFTPTKMQHLEWPLSPKQQGRGKTLPTMEKRSPKFFSQVPPKLLEDQQASQAHRSGSTFQGDFVIFNIQKPQLQRKLSRDKQQSSLPHKVQLSLKLRWPQDESLGVSQAQGEQGLSRPFVFKGKSSQATWRTRSTYHRKYKARFKLEKNFGKGLRQCLKRTPTGFSRISARFSVKVLGTNSEKEFGRPLIGALEGDPGKYLARGPDKQRRERTLKVHLHRKLGQISKGLIPVTVRRSWFVASHAFPKSQPHMAIRNLAPLKDQELCVNTSHELSFLCPNTQQKLETHVISFRVRRKWDLPLQTVEPIAVELKLLEAQHLPFPQSPFPCSATFIPGTPSKAKFYKFLGKPPQPHPEEKGITEKSDSTSGSPLPVPSPIREQIQQALGRTLPGDGHQSSKTSLSSQEGRSPSWASIFSLPNRNLHSKTGMGTKKDNLEPSPSLEMARNELKESGGQASPDMVATLKMKLRSQTPRSEGATEAMEAKKAPAWKVVLRPSGLANKPAIYVDLRSGYPGARKSPSPSTVLVAQDPEEVSLETKVSKVELQEKIESENQPEGPTTSELPQDSPSDLLLPDFATCVLVEDSGTNVLPPDTHTNAVLAAESLTTQESPSCSQMEHASGETPASPVSHNLSSSGLSSEGQQEPCGPKVEEPSDSQSNNETSDEGKDQKRPKPEENEDRCAEQLAIRASQASKIGHPPQVRGSGESLGSKYLRLMPPEKGHVFPESHFRQRMKNFLQCLNPTKKSKGLEVPLQKSKPASASAQSWVPVRSRSVMDNRAAETQTVVTAVGQILVEKLRLHQGIRASEMYQHKELQAPVHRLSCPHRAFASTDQKRVMGGIASNQQGTPKGHSFPSKSQLARDRNGEWKSLPRNLGPPGRSSQHQPMVAGVSGRVLHYPTCSFRKYASTYQAENASHIFPGQKDFPQKIEYMQRKTIFSHISTSSVC, from the exons ATGAGGGAAGAGATGGAAAATTATCTCTTCCCTcaggaattcttttttaatggttggATGAGCTCCAGTCCCATTATCTGGGCAGTTAATACCATCTTTGCCCTTGTATGTGGGATAGggctctttgtctttttcctctcctaCTTCCAGCGTGATCCATCCTCACCACCAGGCAAGAAGCACAAGAAGAGCAGGAAG TACCAAGCAGAGCCACGGAGGaggagcaaaagaagccagagaagCCAGACTCTGAAAG CTTGCAGAAATTGCCTGCACGAGCTGGAAGAGTTCCACAGTTTAGTCTCCCTTCTGCAAAG CCACCTGACAAGGCTCTCTGACCAGGGGGGCTTTCACCAGTCCTTACATCAAGCAGCGCCTGGTCAGGTGCGCCAAGGGGCGCCAGTTGGAGCCCATCAGCCATGCAGGGAGCCTGTGGAAGGCGCTCCTCCTGCCGTGGCCTCATCACCTGCTCGTGCTCCGCTGACAGGGCCCCCTCGGCCTCTGGCCTCCACCCTGCCAGGGAGACCTcaagaagagcaaactaaatttaaaaaaatcctaccagacacagtgagaaagaacTTTCTTCCAAG TGTCCAGAAGCTCCTTGAACTACTAATCAGCAAAAGGGTAGAACTGAAGagttggaaggagaaagaaaaggttgTGTCAGTTTTCAAACAGTGGTGTCCAGACGACCACGTGAGCTTCTGGGGGACTCTGTGGAAGCTGCTGGGTACTGAGCAGACTACCACCACCCCACCATCCTTCTGGaacatgaaaaacaaagcagagcCACTGGCCCAACCTCAGTCGTTCTCATCTCCCAAGGTCTTGGAAGACCACTTGCAATGGAAACGCAGCCAGCTCTTCTGGGGTCTCCCCTCTCTGCACAGTGAGTCCCTGGTGACCACTGCCTTGTTTTCTTCTCACTCTTCTCCACTACAGTCTCCCTCTGTTTTATTCAATGGGATCTCTAATTGCTTGCCAGTTCTAAACCAGGATCAAGTATCTTCACAGTTTTCCCATGCCCCACCATTGTTCCACCGTGGGATCCAAACTCAACCCTCAACACTAACCTTGCCCCAGCCCCAAGTCCCCCTTGCACCCTCTGTCCCAATAAGTCCACCTTCTCTCCCATCCCAGAGGAGGACCAGTAGGGTATCTTTTGCTACATCCCAGAATAAGACACAATCCTTTACCCCAACTAAAATGCAACATCTGGAGTGGCCCTTGTCGCCAAAGCAACAAGGAAGGGGGAAGACTTTACCCACTATGGAGAAAAGATCTCCAAAATTCTTTAGCCAAGTCCCTCCCAAGCTTCTGGAGGACCAACAGGCCTCCCAGGCCCACAGATCAGGTTCTACCTTTCAAGGGGACTTTGTCATCTTTAATATCCAGAAGCCACAGCTTCAGAGGAAGCTCAGCAGGGATAAACAGCAAAGCAGCTTGCCCCACAAGGTTCAGCTGTCTCTGAAACTGAGGTGGCCTCAGGATGAATCCCTGGGAGTGAGTCAGGCACAGGGAGAGCAGGGGCTCTCAAGGCCCTTTGTGTTTAAAGGTAAAAGCAGCCAAGCTACATGGAGGACCAGGTCCACATACCACAGGAAGTATAAAGCAAGATTCAAACTAGAGAAGAACTTTGGTAAGGGTCTAAGGCAGTGTCTGAAGAGGACACCAACAGGTTTCTCCAGGATCTCAGCTAGGTTCTCAGTGAAGGTTCTGGGAACCAACTCTGAGAAGGAGTTTGGAAGACCCTTAATAGGGGCCTTGGAGGGTGATCCAGGAAAATACTTAGCCAGGGGCCCAGACAAGCAACGTAGAGAAAGAACTTTAAAGGTTCATTTACACAGGAAATTAGGACAGATCAGTAAAGGTCTGATCCCTGTGACTGTGCGTCGATCCTGGTTTGTGGCCAGCCATGCTTTTCCCAAGTCCCAACCCCACATGGCTATTAGAAATCTAGCACCCTTAAAGGATCAGGAGCTCTGCGTAAACACCTCCCATGAGCTGTCCTTCCTTTGTCCTAACACTCAGCAGAAGCTGGAAACACACGTCATAAGTTTTCGAGTGAGGCGTAAGTGGGACCTACCTCTCCAAACTGTTGAGCCTATAGCAGTTGAGCTCAAACTACTTGAAGCTCAACATTTGCCTTTTCCCCAGTCCCCCTTTCCATGCTCAGCCACCTTTATACCTGGGACCCCCTCAAAAGCCAAATTTTACAAGTTCTTGGGGAAACCACCTCAGCCCCATCCAGAAGAGAAGGGTATAACTGAAAAGTCTGATTCCACTTCAGGGAGTCCCCTGCCTGTTCCCTCACCCATACGTGAGCAAATCCAGCAGGCCCTGGGAAGGACTTTACCTGGTGATGGCCATCAGTCCTCAAAGACGTCTTTATCAAGTCAGGAGGGCAGATCACCTTCTTGGGCCTCCATTTTCAGCCTCCCAAACAGAAACCTGCACAGCAAGACTGGTATGGGGACCAAGAAAGACAACCTGGAACCAAGTCCAAGTTTAGAAATGGCCAGGAATGAGCTAAAAGAGAGTGGGGGTCAGGCCTCACCAGACATGGTAGCAACACTGAAGATGAAGCTCAGGTCCCAAACTCCAAGGTCTGAAGGGGCCACAGAGGCGATGGAGGCCAAGAAGGCCCCTGCGTGGAAAGTTGTCTTAAGACCCAGTGGGCTGGCCAACAAACCAGCCATTTATGTGGATCTGAGATCAGGATATCCAGGTGCTAGGAAAAGCCCCTCACCATCTACAGTGTTGGTTGCTCAAGATCCAGAGGAGGTAAGCCTTGAAACAAAGGTTAGTAAGGTTGAGCTCCAAGAGAAGATAGAGTCGGAGAACCAGCCTGAAGGCCCTACCACTAGTGAGCTTCCTCAAGATTCTCCCAGTGACCTCCTCCTCCCAGACTTTGCCACTTGTGTGCTTGTTGAAGACAGTGGCACCAATGTGCTCCCACCAGACACTCACACTAATGCTGTCCTTGCTGCAGAAAGCTTGACCACTCAAGAGTCACCCTCCTGTTCCCAAATGGAACATGCCAGTGGAGAGACACCAGCTTCCCCAGTGTCACATAACCTTAGCTCAAGTGGATTAAGCAGTGAGGGGCAGCAAGAGCCCTGTGGACCAAAGGTTGAGGAACCAAGTGACAGCCAGAGCAACAATGAGACCTCTGATGAGGGAAAGGACCAGAAGAGACCCAAGCcagaagagaatgaagacagGTGTGCAGAACAGTTGGCAATCAGGGCTTCCCAAGCTAGCAAGATAGGCCACCCTCCCCAGGTCAGAGGATCAGGAGAGAGCCTTGGGAGCAAATACCTCCGGCTCATGCCACCAGAAAAGGGACATGTTTTTCCGGAAAGCCACTTTAGACAAAGGATGAAGAATTTTCTGCAGTGCCTTAATCCCACTAAAAAAAGCAAAGGACTGGAAGTCCCCCTTCAAAAAAGCAAGCCTGCATCGGCTTCTGCCCAGAGCTGGGTACCAGTCAGAAGCAGATCGGTTATGGACAACAGGGCTGCCGAAACTCAGACGGTAGTGACAGCTGTGGGACAAATTCTGGTGGAAAAATTGCGACTCCACCAAGGAATTCGGGCCTCAGAGATGTATCAGCACAAGGAATTGCAGGCCCCAGTACATAGGCTTTCTTGCCCCCACAGGGCTTTCGCCTCTACAGACCAGAAGAGAGTGATGGGAGGAATAGCCTCCAATCAGCAAGGTACCCCCAAGGGCCATAGCTTCCCTAGCAAGAGCCAGctggccagagacagaaatggtgAATGGAAAAGCCTCCCCAGGAACCTGGGGCCCCCAGGCAGATCCAGCCAGCACCAGCCGATGGTGGCAGGTGTCTCAGGTCGAGTTCTCCATTATCCTACATGCAGTTTTCGAAAATATGCCTCAACCTATCAGGCAGAGAACGCTTCACACATCTTTCCTGGTCAGAAAGATTTCCCTCAAAAAATCGAGTATATGCAAAGAAAGACCATTTTTTCTCATATTAGCACATCCTCTGTGTGCTAA